DNA from Hippoglossus hippoglossus isolate fHipHip1 chromosome 13, fHipHip1.pri, whole genome shotgun sequence:
CCAGAAGTTACCAAAACAAGTTTAATCAATTTTGCTCTCAGGTTATAACAGAATTAACTCAATCCTACTTTTTTCATTCCATTTCTGTTGTATTAATGGTGTATTTTATACTATgtctcctttttctttattctccttATGTTATTGGTTTTGCTTCTTTTACTTCTAGTTACTATATGTGTCcacatttgttatgttttgttggtttttctaGCTGTTCTTCACTGGGTTACTGTAATAAGCTGCCTCGTGTCACATTATGGTTTTTATAGTGTGGTAGGATTCTTTCTACTTAAGTAGAAAGTGAAGACTGTGTactaaaacaatatcaatagtTATTGCAACATAATTGTCATCAATAGCAACATAACAAAGGTTTAATATATATGTATCGTTATATAACTTGTGCATTGTGTTCGCACAGTGAGGAgatataacacataattgattcACCtaagatttgtaaaatgttttgctgactagagtttgtcttcctctgctCAAAAATAAGAGTctaaaaccacaactttcacTCAGAGCAAAAACCAACCTAGAGACGTTTATCGTGATACTTATCGATATGGATTTATGGTTTGGTCATATCGTCTGGTGTTAATTTCTTCCACCATAACGAACAGTCTCACTAACTTGAGTTACAGCAAGGAGATAAAACAATTCACTTATTTAACAAAACAGTAGAAAGCAGTTTATGTTCATTAACATCTAATAATTTTAACAGTTGTAACGGTAACTCGACATGTGCCGAGCTGGTTCACGGTGTCAAGCGGCCACACTGATTAAACCAGTAACTTACACGGCGATGAGTTAGCTACCATTAGCTTCGCCGGCCGTTGTAGCGACGTACGTGTTTAAACCATTGGCGTATGGGAATAACATGGCGGCAGCTGCGCTCACCTACAGACTGTTTACCACATGAAATGTGTCCCGTGTGTTGTTGTAGAGAGTGTCGTGTTTAAAATGAGTCTAATGTCGCTCTCATACCTTCCCAGTAGTTGCTGCTTCCTAGTCCTGCCATCTTTGTTGTTCTGCGACGTCACCAACTTCCGGGATGTGTCACGTGTCAGATGAAGACGTCATAAACAATagtggaaaaaatgtttttgtcgcCCTCAGCTGAGTCTTTCAGGTAGCACACCAGTAAACTCTACCTCTACCCTCAGTTGAGTCTGCCAGGTACTACACCACTAAACTCTACCTCTACCCTCAGCTGAGTCTGTCAGGTAGCACACCTGTACCCTCAGCTGAGTCTGTCAGGTAGTACACCACTAAACTCTACCTGTACCCTCAGCTAAGTCTGTCAGGTAGTACACATCTACCTGTACAACACACATGTACCCTCAGCTGAGTCTGCCAGATAGCACACCACTAAACTCTACCTCTACCCTCAGCTGAGTCTGTCAGGTAGCACACCACTAAACTCTACGTCTACCCTCAGCTAAGTCTGTCAGGTAGCACACCTGTACCCTCAGCTGAGTCTGTCAGGTAGTACACCACTAAACTCTACCTGTACCCTCAGCTAAGTCTGTCAGGTAGTACACCTCTACCTCTACCCTCAGCTGAGTCTGTCAGGTAGCACACCACAAAACTCTAACTTTACCCTCAGCTGAGTCTGTCAGGTAGAACATCGCAGAACTATTCCTGTACCCTCAGCTTAGTCTGTCAGGCACAACCCCTTGAGACTCTACATGCACCAGTGCTAAAGATAGAAGAAAGTATTTTCTACACAATTCTGTCACTGAATGTCTCCAAATTCTGCTCTCACTGTTTCATTGTCAAGCGAAATTAAGcaaaaatatgtgaaaaacaaaaaggataaAACAACTTTCAGTAACATGGTGTAATTTGAACGCTTACATGAGTATTGGTAGCCTAGATTGAGTTAATTGACTTGTGTGGCTTCTGTACACTTTCTTTATCCTACAGGGAAAGTGATATGCAGAAAAGGCATGTGCACAGTGAAAGACACATAAAGAGGGAAAGAACAGTAAAAGAGACACAATAATTAGACAGTTGAGGTATAATCAGTACACAGTAGACACAACACTACACAGTATTATCCTGTAGTAATTATAAATTGCACTAGTGCAAAGATTCAATGCGAGAAACAAAATACATGTAGTTTGTGCTTTGCAGCCTAAACGTTAGTTCTGCTGTGAGTGCAGGAGACTCACTTTGGCAGGAAAGTGTGTTAACCTGCCTCTCAGAGTGATAACTGACAGTATAAATGATTTCCTTGTTCTGTTACCACAAGGCCCAAAAACAATAGCCTGATGGAAGTGGTGCTGTGAATGAAGGAGCAAATTTAACATTTATGAGAAGGCTTAAGTTATGTCACTATTGTTACTGAGTAATTGATTCTGGCCAACATTAGCATTACCATAGCTGAGGATACAGGATCAGTCATGACACTCTCTTGTCACTCTTATGACAAAATATGTCATAATGAAACAGTTTGACTCAAAAGAGACCAGATTCCACACGCTGCATCCAGACTTTTCCTGTTCACCTTTTATGACTGTTGGTTGTGCTATTGAGCTTCTTTCTCAAATTAATGCACATGTAGTGTTTATGATTACATTAGTCTTTGCACCACTGTATAAACTCACACAGCAAAGTGCAATGCTCTGTTTCTATCAGTAAAACTGGATAATCATTGCACTTTATTGAAAATCTCTCTGGTTGTTGACTGTTGGAAAAAAGTCAAAAGGGAAGAGTTCTGCCCTGCACACAGTGCCACCTATGGACCATTTTGGGGCCAACAAACCTTTGCAATGATCAGTAAAAggttcttttgtattttttgtttatacATGTATCCTGCAAAAGCCTTGCAGCACTTATACTAGGTATTGAGATCCTTTTTCTTCTGATTTGGCTTGAACGTTGGTGAGTGTACATTAAAGGCACTTTTCAATCTTGTGACAGAACCCTTTTCATGCTGCTTTTAGTCACGCGTGTAcatgcaaagtaaaaaaacttgATATGCAAAAAGTTTCATTTGAGTTCAATAAACAATGCATGAACAAGATTCTTAGAGTAAAAACTGGAGTCGTTGGACAGATAACACCTTCTAGTGATGTGGACACTTCAAAATATGCTGTATCACCTCAAGAATAAAACATCTGATCATCACATGAAAAGCACAAACTGCTTATCTCAACATCTGCCAGCCTCTCTGTCTTCACACACATTAGCAACACATGCAATCATTTAGAAAGAATTACGCAGATAGAACTTTTCACTGTGGAAACAAACCTATTGGTACAAAGTAAGGTCTCTTCAACATATTTACTGGACTACAAGAGTGTTGCGTCTGAACTTTCATTAATGATCCCTCGGCTGTGAAACGGTTAGTCGCCCTGACGGTCCAAGGCCTGAAGGTTCTGAAAGCCTCTTcaggagagacaaaaaaagggTAAAAGGCACATTTTTCTCCTGCTAATCAAGATTATCCTTTAAAGGTTAACAGTAAAGTATTTAACAGGAATTGAACTCTTAATCATCACAACTGAATTCTGTTCTGCTGGACAATTTGTTtcaagaagtaaaaaaaaacaaatggcagCAGCACAATATGaagcaacacaaatacaacagatGCATAGTGaaaggttttatttcattgtgtaGATGAATCTTTGTGCATGTTAGCAGGTCACGATCACACAGAGGTACTTTATCAGATGTTTTGTTGCGTGTAGATTCATGGTTAACATGAATTGCACTTTTATTCCCCATCACTCATAATTGCCAAACAAAATTTACAGTTGATTCCAGTTTATATAAAAATCCTCACACCAACCCTGCATGACCCTAACGCACGCTAAACATTCAAAATTCATAAGTAGGCATTCACAGACATGGAgtagggaaaaaaaagaatgcacAAAATAGTCTTTCTACAAAGACACCAGGCTTCAATATACTGAGATGCATTCGTTAAAAGTAACTGGAAATCATGGCAAAGTCTTGTGTATTTGTTGAAAGTACTGTGTTAGAGGACAGACACCAGGACAAGTTGTACATGGATTTCTAATGAGGAAAACCAGTTTCTTCTGGTTTTTGGTTCTTCCCTTGACTTGCATGGTGAAATTCTATGATAGAACAGATATCTGAGCACAGGATTAACAACAGGCATCTCCCCTTGTCTTATTCTAATAACCCTCCAGTTTGCATGTTTGCACATAAACCTGTTTCGCTGAATTTGTCCATACACCCTGCTCAGATTTTGAAGTCAAATAAGCTTCTTTATCATGAGACATGGCAAATTACTGCATTATTTCCTACCAGACAACGCTGTTCTTTAAAATTCATGAAGGCAATTGACAACTGTCTGAAGAACTATGACTATCTCCAACAGTGGATATTAGAACTTAAATGTAGAAAGCTTTTTCAGATATTCAAATCACATCTTAGATAAATGGATTTTGATTTATAATTTGTATGTAATTTATAGACGTGATAAAAATGTGCATTCCTGGCTCAAAACAGGGTACAGACTCGATGTGACATGTGTCGAACTGTAATTTTGCACAGACAGTTTGTGATTATCCTTCAACaaacctgttaaataaaaaataaaaaatacattcttttctaaattacttgtttttttttcatggccAATGATATGGGACAATACTCACGTTCAAATTAGTGCAAGATGGCCTCAGTCACAAAGGGGTTCCTACACAAACTGAGGATGGTTCCTGTCAAGGAGGATGGTAACAGATTCTCCCTGAAGTTTGCATTAGGATCTTGCCCACAACTTTGACTCGCTGgaaaataaagtataaagacTACCGATACCAGGTCAAGCTGCCAAGAGTCATCTGTGCAGAAACAGTGCAAAATTAGACTTTTAATCATCATGTCTCTTCTCCTACCGCCTGATTATAGGATGGACTGAGAGTCATCTATTCACTACTTTCTATtaaatactgcagccagaccaGACTGTAAACATTACAGAAGCCAAGGCACAGTATTGGATTCAGTCTCCCAAAAGGCTTGGACACTTCAACCTTTCAACACCATCTAAAATAAGCAAACTTCCTAGCTCAAAAGTCATAGTGAAAGAAAAGCGTAGTGATGACAGATATCAGTGAGGAGATCGTGTGAGATTAAGTACTTTCATTCAGAGTTCATTTACACATCCactaaacaagaaaaaaaagtttcatttgGACTTTGCGGCTTGACTCCTCAGCCGGGTGGGACACGTAGCGATCTTCAAGAGCACTCTTGAATGGCTcggaaaacaaattaaataaaaaagctgcGGGACTCAAAAACCAAAGGACGGATGAGAGCCACAGTGGAACAAACCTTTTTCTTCGCTCCTCTTTAAcaccttctctctgtcctcttgtTGACCCAGTCAAACAGAGATACATCACAAAAAAGCAAGCCCTTCACTCCAGACATCAGCATGATGTTCTGTTAACTATTAATTTGGTTGCACTGATAACTGTGTGACCAGAAGCTAGTGCGCAGAGCTTGTTGGTATAACAGAAGAAAAGTGTCTTTATCACTTATATGTCAAGTCATAAAGATGGACTGGGATGGTGCCCAAAGTCAACCTATTCCTTGTTGGACAAGTTCAATTTCCAGGAGggagatcaaaataaaaaaaaatgctgagcCAACAGCAAAAACTGGCGCCATTGTTCTCAGATTTTGTTGGCGTACAGCGTCTCCTCGTCACTTTCGCTCTCGTCCTGAAACTCGTTGGCGAGCAGGGACTTCTTGGAGCCCATGGACGTGAGCCGGATCTCGTCGTCGTAGTCGTCTCTGTGCTGTCGCAAACGATGGAAGCCGTCCTTCTGACGGTTAGACTtggccgcacacacacaccagataaTGCACGCCGTCACCACCAGTGCTGTCATGGAGGCCGCtgcacagagggagaaaaatacatgtagcactttgtagtttggcttttttgaagcaaattgtacttaattgattcttgctgttctgggtttgtaccctcatggttgaatgcacttattgtaagttgctttagataaaagcatcagctaaatgtaatgtaatgtctatatatatatatacacacacacacacaactttataGCTGGGAGAACATTTACATAGTGAATTTTAAATAGTAAATCATTTAATGAACAGCATTACGTTTAGTTTTTAGATGATATGACACACTAAACAAGAGTCAATGACAGATTCCATAAGAatgctcactgtcacacacactgaaagtaTAATTAGTATTTCAGAAAGAGGAGACAGTTATTCAGTACCTATCATCTGTGTTCAAGATCACAGCACTAATTTACTAGATGGAGTCAGAAACAGAGAACTGTTTAATTCATGGACTCCTCACAAGCAAGAGCTACAAAGCATGGTACTGACAGGTACTTCAGTGCTGTTCGTGCCACATTTTTCTGTCCCAGCCCTTGAGACATGCATTCTGTTTTAAGACTGATGCAGTTAATCCAAGCTGCCCTTAGCTTGTGTTACCCTGTCCCTGCAACGCATGGTTATTGTTATGTGCagtgtttaaaataaatttcaataaataaatctgaaaaaccATTGTGAGCAATCCACACCCAAATTTCACTTCAATAATTGTATCTGAACCGGGCCTGGCCCTTCAGGTGCCGATGAGTCTAAACTCCGATGCTTACCTGCACTGGCCACCACAAACTCTCTGGGCAGCCCAAAGATACTGTTGTCCATGTCAAACTCAATGATGATGGAGCTAGCAGCTTCATAGGACGATACCACCACCTGGAACACAGAGTAAACACTTCAGTAATCCTCTGAGCCTTCCTGACACATGGTTCACCAACACTGGGATGATGATTATAGTAAAACACTACTAAGTCCAAACATTTTTCTGCTCTTATTTGAGGTGTGGTAGCTTTTGAACATAAACTGCAAAGTGTTGCCTTCAAGATAAAACCAATTTATCTAAAGAATTGTGGTTGAACAAATATTTGACTTGAAAAGTACTTTAGAAGCATTTGAAATTCAAAACATCAGGatgagtttttctttgtttgattgGTATTTCCACTTATTTTAACCTTCTTACTAACTTTGCAACAACTAAAAGAAAATATCAGGCTCTACCACATGTTCTCCTGCATCCAGGCTGTTCCTTCAAATGAAGGTGAAATGCACTCAGCTCTGTGCTGAAGCGCCACACTGAAGTGAGGCTGTTAATGACTTCATTAACACGTCTCGTCTGCAGGTGAGTCTGCTTAGTATCATCTAGTGCAGGTTGTCTTGTATGAggaaaataggatttaaacacTGGCTCATAAAAAATTGGAAGTAATTTACaagaataattatttaaatgcagtttaaaatATGGGGAAAGTAAACACTAAACTCAGGAGAGAAGGATTTCCAACCATGTGGTTTCAGACCTGATTCAGTAATGTGATCTGAACACACACCCAAAGAGTAAGTGCACCTTCAGATCCTCATTCCTTTCACTTTTTTCATTATTCGAatggtttgttggttgttttttttgccacaaAAGAACCAGAAGCATCCACTAAGACTAATATGCCTTTAATTTGCAGAGGTGTGAGATGCGTCCTTATGGCCTAAGACGAAGTATTCGATGTCCTAAGAAATATGGGGATGCTATTAAGGAGAGGACATCTGTGTTGGCGCCAAGTCATGATCTGGACTTTGTGCGTGAGCAGAGTGAAACGCAGCCTCAGAAACCCCTGGACGACAGGTATATAAGGAACGCTGCTGTTATTCCAGATCTCAAACTGCCCCCTGATGAAGGAGCCCTCTCCCCTGAAGAGAGGCCCCCTACAAGTGTTTCATCCACTCTGCCGGGCTCTGCGATGATCCACGGCTTCACGGTACCGGAGTACCAGCAGACCTATCACTCAGTGGTGGATCCCCTTCTCTTCAGACCCTGCGGGAAGCTCTCAGCCTACAGTCTGGAACTGGGGCGTAATATTAAGGAGCAGCTGTTCAAGGAGCTGGCCTACCCGACGCTTCAGACATCAGAACAGCCAAATGAAAgggtggaggtgatggagaggtTTTGTGTGCTCCGTCCTACACCTTTCATAGACATTGACAGTTAAGGAGTAAAAGAGTAATATTCTTCCACAGACTTTCTATGACAGAGGCTAGTTTTCTTTCGAGTCTCTTGGtactttgttttgttaattGTCCTTTTTTGTTTCACTTGTAATGTAATGTGGTAGACAGattcacatttcaaatgtttttttgaacaattatgttaaagaaaatgttctGAAAGTTAAACACAGTCAAATTATGCTAAACCTCTGAAATCAAAATCTGTGAATGCTGGACTGTTAAATTGGGTTTACATCTGTTGAGTCGACTGAGCTCAATCTGACAAATTCCTTGTTTGCAAGCATCAACAGCTGACATGGCAGTGTTCAAAGTTCATGTTGTTACATAATGGGCAGAGCCGATTCCTATACTTCTCATCAGCTATTGTCACAAAAATCTGTCAATCATAGCCAGACTAATTCATAGCATAATGTATCTAGTTAAATAAACCAGTTGATGTTCTTGAGCATGTGGGGGCATGTGTATATCTGAGgcacaaatacaaaactgaatttatttgtgttattgaaACATATCTGATGTAAAAAAATCATCAGGAAACAGTTACTGTTGTTTagtgttattttactttgttttgttaaacCTGTTAATCAATGAGCTACAGGTTCCAGgcttgtgtttccattgtgtagTTGGTGGAAACCTTTGTTTACACTTGGCTCATAGattgtaaataattaaaacactgCCTCTCTAACAATTGCATCAGGTTGCACCATGAGACATATCTTATGTTTTCCGGGGGTTTTctaatgtttttcattacaGTGATGCCTTACAACTATGACAATGAATATGCATGTTTCAAAAGGGAAATGGATTTTATCTCCAAACACAATTTCATGGCTACTTAAATAAGTGTAAAAATGAAtgcctgctgcacactagaggacTATCAGCCCGATTTTGGGTCTGCTTTAGTCCTCCTGAagatcaatcaaattatatttgtatagcccatattcacaaatcacaatttgtcttatagggctttaacaaggtttGACATCCCCTGCCCTAAACCCTCAACAAAATTAAGGAAAAAtcaaaaaactattaacaggggaaaaagaacgtagaaacctcagagagccacatgtgagggatccctctcccaggacgtacagaagtgcaatagatgccacgtgtaatggaaAACATCAGATAAAGTATttatcagagtatttacagcattgatttgaagaaacagtttgtagcataatggaaggtaaacgaattgatgaattattgtcagtaatggtcgagtatctgagtagacatattgtatatcaagaTGGCCGGGGTGTTGCCGATTTGAGGCTGATTCGAAcagattatctgcccaaatatAGTGTCGGGTTCAAAGACATAATTTTAATGTTTACGACTGAATCAGAGCCACCCAGATATCGCAAATATCAAATCGTAATATATAACATGTTTGATATATATGATTAAAAATAGAAGACACTCGTGTTTTATCCCATCATGGCCATCTTCCTGAGGAATATAACATTCCTGGCCCACATACTGCATGACTTGTGTCTAACTGTGTACCTCTTGACGTTGTTGTTGGTAGCCATCGGCAACAGCTTCAATGTTGTGGTTGCCAGGAGCCAGCAGCGCGTGGAAGTAGCCGCCCTCTGTAGTAAACACTCTTACACCTCCGTTCAGCACAATGATTGCACCAACAATGGGCTTCCCGCTCTTGTCCCTCACCACTCCACGCACACCTTTATGGACCTGGAGGAGGTAGAAATGGAGGGAAAATTACAAAGCAGTTGATGAGAAAATTATACACTAAACAGGTCATCAAAAAGCTTATATACTTGATGTGAGGTCTTTACCGTAAATAATAATTATGTCTTAAAATGAGCACTAACTAATTTCATGTTTCCACATCTAAAAAACTTCATCAATGTCACAGAGatccattaaaaaaatgtcttggGGTGCTGAAAACTTGcttcatacctccaccaacatGCTGAGGAGAGCCTTCTTGTTCTCGGCCCAGAGTGTGGCCAGCTGCTCAACAGGAGGGAACAAACAGCAGCCAGTATACACTGTGATTTCTGGACAGTGGCCAAAGTCCATACTGAAATCCTGAGAGGACACATAGACACAAGATGACACATGAGACAGTGCTGGAGCAGAGGCCTGCTTCTGACTCTGTTTTACTTCTCATTTAATCTGACAGACCTCTCTAAACTGATATCAACACTGGTCAACTGCACTGAAAAACATACTGtgctttttcatttcagattatATCTTGATAAAACCCACATACTGTGTAGTGAACACAGGAACAACTCTGACTCACCTTCATGCTCCCCATGTGACTTTGTCTCTCTGCTGCCCTCATGACTCCGTTGGGGATGTTGCCCACTGCGTGACAGGAAAGTTCCATTAGCCACCATTGTCTAATTAGTGACTAAAATgacaatatctttttttatcgTGTCTGAAGTACATACTCTGCCCATTATTTGAACATCCGGTGTCTCCGAGGTGCATCTTGGGATGGTTGTTGGCATAAACATTTGCCAAGTACTTCAATGTGCCCTCGTTTTCAACTGGaaagatttaaaagttaattaaatgaaagcatacaaaaaatgtgtatagttaaaaaaattatatttcacacTAATCTATTTCAGAGTGAAAATTGTTTGTCCTACTCTGCGagttatgaaaatgaaaagcctGTCAAGTCTGCGAGGATAAGTAAATTAGTGCTGTAGATGGATTTCTCAACATTTTATGTAATATAATCAAAACAAAGTCTAAAGCCCCACTAGCGCCATCTAGATGTGTGTAGTGTTGGACACAACAAAAGTGAAGGGAGCCTTATAAATAAAAGTgcaaaatatacaatatttgtCCTGAGGGTGGCGCTAGATTTGTGTCCTTCAAATCAGGATGACTTGGGGCTTATCGTTTTGGAAGCACAACATAGCAGGTTCTAGATAAAATATGCATGCTGTGAGTATAGTTGCTATTCTAGCACTAAGAAGATTCATGGAGTGCCCAATTTGAGAGGGTTCATCTTTTTGAGAGCATAATAGTTTTCAGTAAATGTCATAGAAATACACTGGATGGTGTATAGACATACTAAATATTAAAGCAATCTGGCCACAAATGATCAAAATTATTTGTTTGGGACTCACCGTCCTTTGCCACTGCCATTATAACAAGACAGATTATTTACAAACTctgaaaaagaagcagcagtaaGAAGCAGTTATCTGCATAGCATACCAGACTGGACGGGTTTGTCATAAGGGTAGGTAGCAACAAGGGCGCCTCCATCGAGAGCTACAGAGAGTGTGTAAGTCCTTTCTAGAATCAAGTCCATCATCGCTCTGGTCTCTGGCTGAGCCTCCACCACACGCTGTGATGCATTGCCTTATAGAGAAAAGACACGGTGGACAGGAAACAGTTGTTAAAGCAGGTTTTGCTTTCCATGGCAAATGCACGTACAAACAAtgacatcttcttcttcagtctcagtctctctgttgcacaaatacacaaatcaaTAGAACTAACCAAAGAAATCTGTGTCCAGATCTTTTCCATGAGCATTGGTCAAACCCTGAGGGGAGGTGCACTGTTTCTCAACAGACTGTTCTCGTCCATCTGGGTTGATCAAAGGCACGATGACGATCCGGGTCTCATTGATCAACTAgg
Protein-coding regions in this window:
- the LOC117773428 gene encoding uncharacterized protein C22orf31-like, producing the protein MRPYGLRRSIRCPKKYGDAIKERTSVLAPSHDLDFVREQSETQPQKPLDDRYIRNAAVIPDLKLPPDEGALSPEERPPTSVSSTLPGSAMIHGFTVPEYQQTYHSVVDPLLFRPCGKLSAYSLELGRNIKEQLFKELAYPTLQTSEQPNERVEVMERFCVLRPTPFIDIDS